A single Larimichthys crocea isolate SSNF chromosome VIII, L_crocea_2.0, whole genome shotgun sequence DNA region contains:
- the marchf7 gene encoding E3 ubiquitin-protein ligase MARCHF7 isoform X2, with amino-acid sequence MMDSRSRRLPFCLPSSRPSYTSSPTLSSSSPGSSRLYSREPVLSNDRYPRTSSSSSSSSYKADLDQQSSRFLGSSRDYSSSDSRSSSWKLPSSLTSSSRSYERPWAESSLSNRSKLTDSEGRLGMRSVLLNATDDGDSKRAKLSYSNRGLYSRTPSTSLTGPTYSSNGLSSGRGSSEKQNDTFDPSWSSCRLLSRSSSSSSSASNPLLSRRELETKNEPTLSGLGERRLRTPGLASSLYQTDRVTSTYAQGARPKDTAYSPSSSSSSSSSSSYSPTARESSLNRHLLSSTSHRSSPLVRDLGNRTTARFMNGPSTLHSSQEQTGNPESSSDISSSYSTRTPWYTTPLARPEATLPPRPAPEGGETEGRRSTRRLLSRLFSRRSSQDSSGSSSVRSLDDDSPSTGGESVDSDEGARMSNVEPDTGGSEATLGSLRNRRADLAPIQENNNDSYHSGLARPRMSLWREPGVGSSNNTSGGGGSGSSSWLSSSLRGRCPPLLARLRRHTRDESTHSAAGLEESYSRPQHLLRRWDNLEHKSSQDDDDEEEEDDEDEDEEEEKEEGAVGLDAFGSGRPRKLEDDTLPELEDASIEFSPRSRVGVYENLSVSMGPLSGVESQLDGQREKAVSSRDQEKLRKIKERLLLEDSDEEEGDLCRICQMGEESLSNPLIQPCRCTGSLQYVHQECIKRWLRSKIGSGTNLEAITTCELCKEKLRLNIDNFDIQELYRTHVQSEYDEFISSGLYLVVLLHFCEQRFSDVLGAVDAAGFPTEKVTRRAETTDHLLTFLTWTMIWKKSTNQWWKGGG; translated from the exons CAGAGActacagcagctctgacagccGCTCCAGCAGCTGGAAGTTGCCTTCTTCTCTGACTTCATCCAGCAGATCTTATGAACGCCCGTGGGCTGAATCCTCTCTCAGCAACAGGAGCAAACTG ACTGATTCTGAGGGGAGGTTGGGGATGCGCTCAGTTCTGTTGAACGCCACTGATGACGGCGATTCTAAAAGGGCCAAACTGTCGTACAGCAACAGAGGACTGTACTCAAGAACGCCCAGCACCTCACTTACAGGACCCACCTATTCCAGTAATGGGCTTAGCAGTGGCAGAG gttcaagtgaaaaacaaaatgacacttTTGATCCGTCGTGGAGCTCGTGCCGTTTACTCTCGCGGTCGTCGTCGTCATCTTCCTCTGCCTCAAACCCGCTGCTGTCCAGGAGAGAGTTGGAGACAAAGAACGAGCCCACTCTCTCAGGTTTGGGAGAAAGAAGGCTGAGGACTCCTGGATTGGCGTCTTCATTGT atcagacagacagggtgacCTCCACATATGCACAGGGAGCTCGACCTAAAGACACTGCCtactccccctcttcctcctcctcctcctcttcctcctcttcttacTCCCCCACTGCTAGAGAAAGCTCCCTAAATCGCCACCTCTTATCTTCAACCTCCCACCGGTCTTCTCCTTTGGTGCGTGACTTGGGCAACAGAACCACAGCCCGTTTCATGAATGGCCCATCTACCCTCCACTCATCTCAGGAACAAACAGGAAACCCTGAATCTTCCTCAGATATCTCCTCCTCTTACTCCACCCGCACCCCGTGGTACACCACTCCCCTGGCAAGACCAGAGGCCACGCTTCCTCCCAGGCCAGcccctgaaggaggagagacgGAGGGCCGTCGCTCCACTCGACGTCTTCTGTCTCGTCTCTTTTCACGGCGCTCCAGCCAAGACTCCAGCGGATCCTCCAGTGTTCGCTCACTTGACGACGACAGTCCATCAACTGGCGGAGAGTCTGTGGACAGTGACGAGGGAGCCAGGATGTCGAATGTGGAGCCTGACACTGGAGGGTCAGAGGCGACTTTGGGCAGCCTCAGGAACCGTAGAGCAGATCTCGCCCCCatccaggaaaacaacaacGATAGCTATCATAGTGGCCTGGCTCGGCCCAGAATGTCACTGTGGAGAGAGCCCGGTGTTGGCAGCAGTAATAACACGAGTGGTGGAGGCGGCAGCGGCAGCTCCTCctggctctcctcctccctccgtgGCCGCTGCCCTCCCCTCCTCGCTCGCCTCAGACGACACACCAGAGACGAGAGTACACACTCAGCTGCAGGTTTAGAAGAAAGCTACAGCCGCCCACAGCATCTGCTGAGAAGGTGGGACAACCTTGAGCATAAATCATCACAAGATGACgacgacgaggaggaggaagatgacgaagacgaggacgaggaggaggaaaaagaggaaggagcagTTGGTTTAGATGCCTTTGGCTCAGGTCGTCCCCGCAAACTCGAGGACGACACTTTACCTGAACTGGAAGATGCCTCGATTGAGTTTTCACCACGCAGCAGAGTCGGAGTGTATGAAAACCTTTCAGTTTCTATGGGTCCATTGAGTGGTGTGGAGAGCCAGCTGGATGGCCAGAGGGAGAAGGCCGTTTCCAGTAGGGATCAAGAGAAGCTGCGCAAGATCAAGGAGAG ACTGCTGCTGGAGGATTCTGACGAGGAAGAAGGCGACCTGTGCCGTATCTGCCAGATGGGGGAGGAATCGCTGTCCAACCCCCTGATTCAGCCTTGTCGCTGCACGGGCAGTCTGCAGTACGTCCACCAGGAATGCATCAAGAGGTGGCTTCGCTCTAAAATCGGCTCAG gcaCAAACCTGGAGGCCATCACAACATGTGAACTCTGCAAGGAGAAATTGCGTCTGAACATCGACAACTTTGACATTCAGGAGTTGTACAGAACACATGTGCAA TCAGAATACGATGAGTTCATCAGCAGCGGTCTCTATCTGGTGGTGCTGCTTCATTTCTGTGAACAGCGGTTCTCCGATGTCCTGGGAGCAGTCGATGCAGCTGGG TTCCCCACGGAGAAAGTGACGAGGAGAGCCGAGACAACAGACCATCTATTGACTTTTCTGACCTGGACGATGATCTGGAAGAAGAGTACTAATCAGTGGTGGAAAGGGGGggggtaa
- the marchf7 gene encoding E3 ubiquitin-protein ligase MARCHF7 isoform X1, whose protein sequence is MMDSRSRRLPFCLPSSRPSYTSSPTLSSSSPGSSRLYSREPVLSNDRYPRTSSSSSSSSYKADLDQQSSRFLGSSRDYSSSDSRSSSWKLPSSLTSSSRSYERPWAESSLSNRSKLTDSEGRLGMRSVLLNATDDGDSKRAKLSYSNRGLYSRTPSTSLTGPTYSSNGLSSGRGSSEKQNDTFDPSWSSCRLLSRSSSSSSSASNPLLSRRELETKNEPTLSGLGERRLRTPGLASSLYQTDRVTSTYAQGARPKDTAYSPSSSSSSSSSSSYSPTARESSLNRHLLSSTSHRSSPLVRDLGNRTTARFMNGPSTLHSSQEQTGNPESSSDISSSYSTRTPWYTTPLARPEATLPPRPAPEGGETEGRRSTRRLLSRLFSRRSSQDSSGSSSVRSLDDDSPSTGGESVDSDEGARMSNVEPDTGGSEATLGSLRNRRADLAPIQENNNDSYHSGLARPRMSLWREPGVGSSNNTSGGGGSGSSSWLSSSLRGRCPPLLARLRRHTRDESTHSAAGLEESYSRPQHLLRRWDNLEHKSSQDDDDEEEEDDEDEDEEEEKEEGAVGLDAFGSGRPRKLEDDTLPELEDASIEFSPRSRVGVYENLSVSMGPLSGVESQLDGQREKAVSSRDQEKLRKIKERLLLEDSDEEEGDLCRICQMGEESLSNPLIQPCRCTGSLQYVHQECIKRWLRSKIGSGTNLEAITTCELCKEKLRLNIDNFDIQELYRTHVQSEYDEFISSGLYLVVLLHFCEQRFSDVLGAVDAAGLFNLVRILHEHMDNLEIPHGESDEESRDNRPSIDFSDLDDDLEEEY, encoded by the exons CAGAGActacagcagctctgacagccGCTCCAGCAGCTGGAAGTTGCCTTCTTCTCTGACTTCATCCAGCAGATCTTATGAACGCCCGTGGGCTGAATCCTCTCTCAGCAACAGGAGCAAACTG ACTGATTCTGAGGGGAGGTTGGGGATGCGCTCAGTTCTGTTGAACGCCACTGATGACGGCGATTCTAAAAGGGCCAAACTGTCGTACAGCAACAGAGGACTGTACTCAAGAACGCCCAGCACCTCACTTACAGGACCCACCTATTCCAGTAATGGGCTTAGCAGTGGCAGAG gttcaagtgaaaaacaaaatgacacttTTGATCCGTCGTGGAGCTCGTGCCGTTTACTCTCGCGGTCGTCGTCGTCATCTTCCTCTGCCTCAAACCCGCTGCTGTCCAGGAGAGAGTTGGAGACAAAGAACGAGCCCACTCTCTCAGGTTTGGGAGAAAGAAGGCTGAGGACTCCTGGATTGGCGTCTTCATTGT atcagacagacagggtgacCTCCACATATGCACAGGGAGCTCGACCTAAAGACACTGCCtactccccctcttcctcctcctcctcctcttcctcctcttcttacTCCCCCACTGCTAGAGAAAGCTCCCTAAATCGCCACCTCTTATCTTCAACCTCCCACCGGTCTTCTCCTTTGGTGCGTGACTTGGGCAACAGAACCACAGCCCGTTTCATGAATGGCCCATCTACCCTCCACTCATCTCAGGAACAAACAGGAAACCCTGAATCTTCCTCAGATATCTCCTCCTCTTACTCCACCCGCACCCCGTGGTACACCACTCCCCTGGCAAGACCAGAGGCCACGCTTCCTCCCAGGCCAGcccctgaaggaggagagacgGAGGGCCGTCGCTCCACTCGACGTCTTCTGTCTCGTCTCTTTTCACGGCGCTCCAGCCAAGACTCCAGCGGATCCTCCAGTGTTCGCTCACTTGACGACGACAGTCCATCAACTGGCGGAGAGTCTGTGGACAGTGACGAGGGAGCCAGGATGTCGAATGTGGAGCCTGACACTGGAGGGTCAGAGGCGACTTTGGGCAGCCTCAGGAACCGTAGAGCAGATCTCGCCCCCatccaggaaaacaacaacGATAGCTATCATAGTGGCCTGGCTCGGCCCAGAATGTCACTGTGGAGAGAGCCCGGTGTTGGCAGCAGTAATAACACGAGTGGTGGAGGCGGCAGCGGCAGCTCCTCctggctctcctcctccctccgtgGCCGCTGCCCTCCCCTCCTCGCTCGCCTCAGACGACACACCAGAGACGAGAGTACACACTCAGCTGCAGGTTTAGAAGAAAGCTACAGCCGCCCACAGCATCTGCTGAGAAGGTGGGACAACCTTGAGCATAAATCATCACAAGATGACgacgacgaggaggaggaagatgacgaagacgaggacgaggaggaggaaaaagaggaaggagcagTTGGTTTAGATGCCTTTGGCTCAGGTCGTCCCCGCAAACTCGAGGACGACACTTTACCTGAACTGGAAGATGCCTCGATTGAGTTTTCACCACGCAGCAGAGTCGGAGTGTATGAAAACCTTTCAGTTTCTATGGGTCCATTGAGTGGTGTGGAGAGCCAGCTGGATGGCCAGAGGGAGAAGGCCGTTTCCAGTAGGGATCAAGAGAAGCTGCGCAAGATCAAGGAGAG ACTGCTGCTGGAGGATTCTGACGAGGAAGAAGGCGACCTGTGCCGTATCTGCCAGATGGGGGAGGAATCGCTGTCCAACCCCCTGATTCAGCCTTGTCGCTGCACGGGCAGTCTGCAGTACGTCCACCAGGAATGCATCAAGAGGTGGCTTCGCTCTAAAATCGGCTCAG gcaCAAACCTGGAGGCCATCACAACATGTGAACTCTGCAAGGAGAAATTGCGTCTGAACATCGACAACTTTGACATTCAGGAGTTGTACAGAACACATGTGCAA TCAGAATACGATGAGTTCATCAGCAGCGGTCTCTATCTGGTGGTGCTGCTTCATTTCTGTGAACAGCGGTTCTCCGATGTCCTGGGAGCAGTCGATGCAGCTGGG TTATTCAACCTGGTGAGAATCCTTCATGAACACATGGACAATCTTGAAA TTCCCCACGGAGAAAGTGACGAGGAGAGCCGAGACAACAGACCATCTATTGACTTTTCTGACCTGGACGATGATCTGGAAGAAGAGTACTAA